The proteins below come from a single Ornithodoros turicata isolate Travis unplaced genomic scaffold, ASM3712646v1 ctg00000885.1, whole genome shotgun sequence genomic window:
- the LOC135375522 gene encoding uncharacterized protein LOC135375522, giving the protein MVEEPITLQEVTEVTAPTSAQDEFQRLPAVCAATAPTSVSFTAASTEVEHILLIDPTSASADKHDTSLSLISSTVSVEDGYVPPSHERLFCGGKPCEHELQIVDLRRRLNSALKKVRQMEKKMETLEKDPRTFLSSDQIRSVENTDSRANRWDEATVLKALKARLACGRGGYEFVKEHLMPLPSERTLQRKIENVKFGPGMLKELLPALKVKLEQMRPQERRCAVLLDEMQLTPGPGQALEALWHRS; this is encoded by the exons ATGGTTGAGGAGCCTATTACACTACAAGAAGTCACGGAAGTCACCGCCCCTACCAGCG CACAAGACGAGTTTCAGAGGCTTCCAGCTGTTTGTGCAGCCACTGCCCCCACCAGCG TTAGCTTTACAGCTGCTTCAACGGAAGTGGAGCACATACTGCTCATCGACCCTACATCCGCTAGTGCCGACAAACATGACACATCATTGTCACTGATCTCGTCGACAGTTTCGGTCGAAGATGGCTATGTACCCCCAAGTCATGAACGGCTATTCTGTGGTGGGAAACCATGCGAGCACGAGCTTCAAATCGTTGACTTGCGACGGCGTCTCAATAGTGCTCTAAAGAAAGTCCGCCAAATggaaaagaaaatggaaacCCTGGAGA AGGACCCAAGGACATTCCTGTCCTCAGACCAGATTCGAAGTGTTGAAAATACAGACTCACGAGCTAATCG TTGGGACGAGGCAACAGTGCTCAAAGCACTAAAGGCTCGACTCGCGTGTGGCCGTGGAGGCTATGAGTTCGTGAAGGAGCACCTCATGCCGCTTCCTTCTGAACGAACGTTGCAAAGGAAGATTGAAAACGTGAAGTTTGGACCAG GTATGCTGAAAGAGCTTCTGCCAGCTCTGAAGGTCAAGCTGGAACAAATGCGTCCTCAGGAACGACGTTGTGCTGTCCTCCTTGATGAGATGCAACTAACTCCAGGCCCAGGCCAGGCTTTGGAAGCTCTGTGGCATAGGAGCTAG